The Coregonus clupeaformis isolate EN_2021a chromosome 20, ASM2061545v1, whole genome shotgun sequence genome contains a region encoding:
- the LOC121572359 gene encoding transmembrane protein 178A isoform X2, which yields MAAAVLLCGSIVATVGFFWEESLTQHVSGLLFLMAGIFCTISLCTYAASVSYDLSRNPPFIYGLPGDVDHGYGWSIFCAWVSLGLTVASGCLCTTYPFLSRTKALRSKTARESSV from the exons ATGGCGGCTGCCGTTTTGCTGTGTGGCAGCATTGTGGCCACAGTGGGCTTCTTTTGGGAGGAGAGCCTCACCCAGCACGTCTCCGGCCTGCTCTTCCTCATGGCAG GGATCTTCTGCACGATCTCCTTATGCACCTACGCTGCCAGCGTCTCCTACGACCTCTCCCGGAACCCACCCTTCATCTATGGACTGCCCGGCGACGTGGACCATGGCTACGGCTGGTCCATCTTCTGCGCCTGGGTAAGCCTGGGACTGACCGTGGCGTCGGGCTGCCTCTGCACCACCTACCCCTTCCTCAGCCGAACAAAGGCCCTGCGCTCCAAAACCGCTCGGGAATCCTCGGTATAA